One stretch of Cheilinus undulatus linkage group 5, ASM1832078v1, whole genome shotgun sequence DNA includes these proteins:
- the chmp7 gene encoding charged multivesicular body protein 7 — translation MSASTEMSLPPDWDDDERMNFMFSDFKENREVNTTDWDSKMDFWTAVIVKACRDRGTVCVSLQELNKTLRRKEKSPLGLGTVLQSMARCGKIQRESEFAANVDCGWLSWGVGLLLVKPLKWTFSTFLGSSRVPLEESFVIIELVKEKAAELLRAYRSSEFASSSILSFPELCTLSADVCADESTLCMALLQLQRDKQVTVSLHEGEKIVKFCLPGQDRVSPVSEVDIGIYQLQRSEKLLGERVEKLGFEADKCKEEARMLLREGKKSQALRCLRGRKRVEKRADNLFAQLESIRGILDRIAQSQTDKMVMQAYQAGVSALRLSLKDVTVERAENLVDQIQELCDAQDEVNQTISSVSSADEDVDELEQELKSLLDESKPDSVSDFPDVPTNKLRPSGEAGLSGTDLLSSLPAVPYSTMNITDEQLEEELNRLTLTDSGFDQKKTTSPTRRLEPAQ, via the exons ATGTCAGCCTCTACTGAGATGTCACTGCCACCTGACTGGGACGACGACGAGAGGATGAATTTCATGTTTTCCGATTTTAAGGAGAACCGGGAGGTTAACACGACGGACTGGGACAGTAAAATGGATTTCTGGACGGCTGTCATTGTGAAAGCATGCAGGGACCGAGGAACCGTGTGTGTCAGCTTGCAGGAGCTCAACAAGACCTTGAGGAGGAAAGAGAAATCCCCGCTGGGTTTGGGGACTGTCCTCCAGTCTATGGCAAG ATGTGGGAAGATCCAGAGGGAGTCTGAGTTTGCTGCCAATGTGGACTGTGGCTGGCTGTCCTGGGGTGTTGGCCTGCTCCTGGTCAAGCCTTTGAAATGGACCTTCTCCACCTTTCTGGGAAGCAGCAGGGTGCCTTTGGAGGAGTCTTTTGTTATCATTGAACTAGTCAAG gaaaaagcagcagaattACTCAGGGCATACAGGAGCAGTGAATTTGCAAGCAGCTCCATTCTGTCTTTCCCAGAGCTTTGCACACTCTCCGCTGATGTGTGTGCAGATGAGAGCACCCTCTGCATGGCTCTTCTGCAGCTACAGCGGGACAAACAGGTGACCGTTTCACTGCACGAAGGAGAGAAG ATTGTTAAGTTCTGCCTGCCTGGCCAGGATCGTGTCTCCCCGGTCAGTGAAGTGGATATCGGCATCTACCAACTGCAACGCAGTGAGAAGCTGCTGGGAGAGCGTGTGGAAAAACTGGGCTTTGAGGCAGACAA GTGTAAGGAGGAAGCGAGGATGCTGCTCCGGGAAGGAAAGAAATCACAG GCTCTGAGGTGTTTGAGAGGACGCAAACGGGTAGAGAAGAGAGCAGACAACTTGTTTGCTCAGCTGGAGTCTATCAGAGGAATCCTGGACAGAATAGCACAGTCACAAACCGATAAGATG GTTATGCAGGCATATCAGGCTGGAGTGTCTGCTCTGAGACTTTCTCTTAAGGATGTGACTGTGGAACGTGCTGAGAACCTTGTAGATCAAATACAAGAG TTATGTGACGCTCAGGATGAGGTGAACCAGACGATATCCAGTGTGTCCAGTGCGG ATGAAGATGTGGATGAGTTGGAGCAGGAGCTGAAGTCTTTGTTGGATGAGTCCAAACCTGATTCAGTCTCAGATTTCCCTGATGTTCCAACAAACAAGCTGCGGCCCTCTGGGGAGGCAGGACTCTCTGGTACAGACCTGCTGAGCTCTCTGCCTGCTGTACCGTACAGCACCATGAATATAACCGATGAGCAGCTGGAGGAAGAGTTAAACCGGTTAACACTTACTGATTCAG GCTTTGATCAGAAGAAAACAACATCACCAACCAGGAGACTCGAGCCtgcacagtga
- the ccdc92 gene encoding coiled-coil domain-containing protein 92, with protein sequence MASANVTLENQLHSAQKNLLFLQQDHANTLKGLHAEIRRLQQQCTDLTYELTVRSSDPSDSSEVRCKELQRRCEELEAQLKKKEEENTELLRDLEQKNAMISVLENTIKEREKKYLEELKMKSHKLAVLSGELEQRASTIAYLTSQLHATKKKLLAGSSSEASPNVSPVTSYKPTPPPAKDRQPETPRRRMKKSLSQPLHPELTEVYRLGPDGRRLVLRETVEAMPDPTPFLQAGRDSPEPQVVRERPAVIPPIASERPPVAPLGASASPRHSPARDRQYRAHVGVAHRIPHGTPPLAPPQAELETLAVDQVNEEKVVRKRSGADRTV encoded by the exons ATGGCATCAGCAAATGTCACACTGGAAAATCAACTGCACAGTGCACAGAAAAACCTGCTCTTCCTGCAGCAGGACCATGCCAACACGTTGAAGGGACTGCACGCAGAGATCCGTAGGTTACAACAACAATGCACAG acCTGACATACGAGCTCACTGTGAGAAGCTCTGATCCTTCAG ACAGCAGTGAGGTCCGGTGCAAGGAGCTACAGAGGAGGTGTGAGGAGCTGGAGGCCCAGctgaagaagaaggaggaggagaacacAGAGCTTCTGAGGGACCTAGAACAGAAGAATGCCATGATCTCAGTGCTGGAGAACACAATCAAGGAAAGGGAGAAGAAGTATCTAGAAGAGCTCAAGATGAAGAGCCACAAGCTGGCTGTGTTGTCTGGAGAGTTGGAGCAGAGAGCAAGCACTATAGCTTACCTGACGTCTCAGCTTCACGCCACAAAGAAGAAGCTGTTAGCCGGCAGTTCATCTGAGGCCAGTCCCAATGTCAGTCCAGTCACTTCATACAAGCCCACGCCTCCCCCTGCCAAGGACAGACAGCCTGAAACCCCCCGTCGTCGCATGAAAAAGAGCCTCTCTCAGCCTCTTCACCCGGAGTTAACAGAGGTTTACCGGCTCGGCCCGGACGGTCGGCGGCTGGTTCTGCGTGAGACAGTAGAAGCTATGCCTGACCCCACACCCTTTCTTCAGGCTGGGAGAGACTCTCCTGAACCGCAGGTAGTGAGAGAACGTCCTGCTGTCATCCCTCCTATTGCCTCTGAGCGCCCTCCAGTAGCTCCCCTGGGTGCTTCCGCCAGCCCTCGTCACAGCCCCGCTCGGGACCGCCAGTACAGGGCTCATGTGGGCGTAGCACACCGAATCCCACACGGCACCCCTCCCCTGGCTCCACCGCAGGCAGAGCTGGAGACACTGGCAGTGGACCAGGTCAATGAGGAAAAGGTCGTTCGGAAGCGCTCTGGGGCCGACAGGACAGTTTAA